The Apium graveolens cultivar Ventura chromosome 11, ASM990537v1, whole genome shotgun sequence genome has a window encoding:
- the LOC141696046 gene encoding uncharacterized protein LOC141696046, with translation MDKAMMLLLQRAARKPADAARAGPSGVPHSVSIELLDDQGNKVIEDNERVVSDLVRVEGNPRKRFRREDDEVVVGGRGVGFEGVNKDVATAGERVYGKTVDPRSKKEVMRVEIQPTERWTGGSTVPLRALNLFNLPQDLVAYDGRKREDLVDRCKSRAGRVRSFPSLSF, from the coding sequence ATGGACAAGGCGATGATGTTGTTATTGCAGCGTGCTGCGAGGAAGCCTGCTGATGCGGCCAGGGCTGGACCGTCGGGGGTTCCTCATTCAGTTTCAATTGAATTGCTTGATGACCAGGGAAACAAGGTAATTGAAGACAATGAGAGGGTTGTTTCAGATCTTGTCCGCGTGGAGGGCAACCCTCGAAAGCGGTTTCGGAGGGAGGATGATGAAGTGGTTGTTGGAGGCCGGGGGGTCGGGTTCGAGGGTGTGAACAAAGATGTGGCCACTGCCGGGGAAAGGGTTTATGGGAAGACCGTCGACCCTCGGTCAAAGAAAGAGGTGATGAGGGTCGAGATTCAGCCCACGGAGCGATGGACGGGGGGATCAACTGTGCCCTTGAGGGCACTTAACCTCTTTAACTTGCCTCAGGACTTGGTTGCTTATGATGGGAGGAAGCGTGAGGACCTTGTTGATCGATGTAAGAGCCGGGCTGGGAGGGTACGTTCATTCCCTTCTCTTTCTTTTTAA
- the LOC141695039 gene encoding dof zinc finger protein DOF3.6-like has translation MAFSSSVPVYNLDHHPHNHNNWHHHQSQQQQSPNTYHNHQLVHQNPQLLAPQPPQVDPSLIRPGSTVDRARLAKLPLPEAGLNCPRCDSTQTKFCYFNNYSLTQPRHFCKTCRRYWTRGGALRSVPVGGGCRRNKRTKSRTPKSLNITTNSNLKEPNNNNIITESPSSSAEQIAANHFNPFSSQVPLNMAANLPNLNSQYGAGSGSAYGGFNMGYRSSGQSDMRFQLGHHTLSSVNNSILTSGGAQGWRLPILSAFQQPSGSNLFSYQEGSEVASGGAVKLEEARGGLNLSRKIQDVPNQNNSNNNIEMSNPYWSSISTGGGNSWTTAFTSHVNNASSTTPNFL, from the exons ATGGCCTTCTCATCTTCtgttccagtttataacttgGATCATCATCCCCACAACCACAACAATTGGCATCATCACCAG tCGCAGCAACAACAGTCACCTAATACTTACCATAATCACCAACTAGTACATCAGAATCCCCAGCTTCTGGCGCCTCAGCCACCTCAAGTTGACCCGAGCTTAATCAGACCTGGTTCAACAGTTGACCGAGCCAGGCTAGCCAAGCTACCACTCCCAGAAGCAGGACTAAACTGTCCCCGCTGCGATTCAACACAAACCAAGTTCTGTTACTTCAACAACTATAGCCTTACTCAGCCACGCCACTTCTGTAAGACTTGTCGACGTTACTGGACTCGCGGCGGTGCCCTTAGGAGTGTTCCTGTTGGTGGCGGCTGCAGGAGAAACAAAAGAACCAAAAGTAGAACCCCAAAATCACTCAACATTACCACAAATAGCAACCTCAAAGAACCTAATAATAACAATATTATTACGGAAAGCCCGTCCAGCTCAGCTGAACAGATTGCTGCTAATCATTTTAACCCATTTTCATCACAAGTACCTCTCAATATGGCTGCTAATTTACCCAATCTCAACAGTCAGTATGGAGCTGGAAGTGGAAGTGCTTATGGTGGATTTAACATGGGTTATCGAAGTTCTGGCCAATCGGATATGCGTTTTCAATTAGGTCACCATACTCTTTCCAGTGTAAACAACAGCATTTTAACTAGCGGAGGAGCTCAAGGGTGGAGATTACCTATTTTAAGTGCCTTCCAACAACCGAGTGGTTCGAATCTATTTTCATATCAAGAAGGAAGTGAAGTAGCATCTGGAGGTGCGGTGAAGCTTGAAGAGGCTCGAGGAGGATTGAATTTGTCAAGGAAAATTCAGGATGTTCCAAATCAGAACAATAGTAACAACAATATTGAGATGAGTAATCCGTACTGGAGTAGTATAAGTACTGGTGGTGGAAACTCATGGACTACAGCTTTCACCTCTCACGTTAACAACGCTTCTTCTACAACTCCTAATTTTCTATAA